The Streptomyces kanamyceticus genome window below encodes:
- a CDS encoding response regulator, translated as MRTYSRVVSGVSGRVLVVDDNKVIRQLIRVNLELEGFEVVTAADGVECLDVVQQVQPDVVTLDVVMPRLDGLRTAARLRSDARTRNLPIVIVSACTQYEVESGLEVGVDAFLAKPFEPNELVGVVRQLMEREGRGPGHERGHGHEYGAATGADEVRDEPLGDIPGSSPTGRTGGGTGEAECAGHPAP; from the coding sequence GTGCGGACCTACTCTCGAGTTGTGTCAGGCGTGTCCGGCCGCGTGCTTGTTGTGGACGACAACAAGGTCATCCGGCAACTGATCAGGGTCAACCTCGAGCTGGAGGGCTTCGAGGTCGTGACCGCGGCCGATGGTGTCGAGTGCCTGGACGTCGTGCAGCAGGTCCAGCCCGATGTGGTCACCCTCGACGTCGTGATGCCCCGGCTCGACGGCCTGCGCACCGCGGCCCGGCTGCGGTCCGACGCGCGCACCCGGAATCTGCCCATCGTCATCGTCAGCGCGTGCACGCAGTACGAGGTCGAGAGCGGCCTGGAGGTCGGTGTCGACGCCTTCCTCGCCAAGCCCTTCGAGCCCAACGAACTGGTCGGGGTCGTCCGTCAGCTGATGGAGCGTGAAGGACGCGGCCCTGGGCATGAGCGGGGGCACGGGCACGAGTATGGGGCGGCGACCGGGGCTGATGAGGTCCGGGACGAGCCGCTCGGGGACATCCCCGGCAGCAGCCCCACCGGCCGCACCGGAGGCGGCACCGGCGAAGCCGAATGCGCCGGACACCCTGCCCCCTGA
- the nrtL gene encoding ArgS-related anticodon-binding protein NrtL: MTPVELSRTVLRAMRRAVDDGELSVEVPEVVRVERPRPGGCGDYATNVALQVARAAGRSPRQVAEVLSPRLAREPGIAGIDITGPGFLNITLAGTRGAALVRDVIARGRCYGHVHPDTGQLAQIHVPHEVRAVVVADALRRILRSQGVLVRTTCDEAPDADWVAVLDVRVDAYGRPPKDLRALRPVPAPEDPLRLGRDAARWALLHPAAHDRPRIGDEHLAQREGNPLFRVRYAHARSRALTRNAADLGFTSDPADQPQEVQDAQELLDVLAAHPQALASAARHHAPDRLARHLVTAADALLGFQHTVLPLGDEKPSAAHRARLALAEAAGTVLAGGLSLLGISAPDHL; this comes from the coding sequence GTGACCCCCGTCGAGCTCTCCCGCACCGTGCTGCGCGCCATGCGTCGTGCCGTCGATGACGGGGAGCTCAGCGTGGAGGTGCCGGAGGTCGTTCGGGTGGAGCGGCCGCGGCCCGGTGGGTGTGGGGATTACGCGACGAACGTTGCCCTCCAGGTGGCCCGTGCCGCCGGGCGGTCGCCCAGGCAGGTTGCCGAGGTGTTGTCGCCGCGGCTCGCCCGCGAACCCGGCATCGCGGGGATCGACATCACCGGGCCCGGGTTCCTGAACATCACCCTGGCGGGGACGCGCGGCGCCGCTCTCGTACGTGACGTGATCGCGCGCGGGCGCTGTTACGGGCACGTCCACCCCGACACCGGGCAGCTCGCCCAGATCCACGTGCCGCACGAGGTCCGCGCCGTCGTCGTCGCCGACGCGCTGCGCCGGATCCTGCGCTCCCAGGGCGTCCTGGTCCGCACCACCTGCGACGAGGCTCCGGACGCCGACTGGGTGGCCGTTCTCGATGTGCGCGTCGACGCGTACGGGCGTCCGCCCAAGGACCTCCGCGCCCTGCGCCCCGTACCCGCCCCGGAAGACCCCCTCCGGCTCGGCCGCGACGCCGCCCGCTGGGCCCTGCTCCACCCGGCGGCGCACGACCGCCCCCGCATCGGCGACGAGCACCTCGCGCAGCGCGAGGGCAATCCGCTGTTCCGGGTGCGGTACGCCCACGCCCGCTCCCGCGCCCTCACGCGCAACGCCGCCGACCTCGGATTCACGAGCGACCCCGCCGACCAGCCGCAGGAAGTCCAGGACGCGCAGGAACTGCTCGACGTCCTCGCCGCCCACCCCCAAGCCCTCGCCTCCGCCGCCCGCCACCACGCGCCGGACCGCCTGGCCCGGCACCTCGTCACCGCCGCCGACGCCCTGCTCGGCTTCCAGCACACCGTGCTGCCGCTCGGTGACGAGAAACCCTCGGCCGCCCACCGCGCCCGGCTCGCGCTCGCCGAAGCCGCCGGGACGGTGCTTGCCGGTGGCCTGTCCCTGCTCGGCATCAGCGCCCCCGACCACCTGTGA
- a CDS encoding homoserine dehydrogenase encodes MMRTRPLKVALLGCGVVGSEVARIMTTHAEDLTARIGAPVELAGVAVRRPSKVREGIDPSLITTDATALVKRGDIDVIVEVIGGIEPARTLITTAFEHGASVVSANKALIAQDGEALHAAAVEHGRDLYYEAAVAGAIPLIRPLRESLAGDKVNRVLGIVNGTTNFILDAMDTTGAGYQEALDEATALGYAEADPTADVEGFDAAAKAAILAGIAFHTRVRLDDVYREGMTEVTAADFASAKRMGCTIKLLAICERAADGESVTARVHPAMIPLSHPLASVRGAYNAVFVEAEAAGQLMFYGPGAGGSPTASAVLGDLVAVCRNKLAESTGPGDSAYTQLPVSSMGEVVTRYHISLDVADKPGVLAQVATVFAEHGVSIDTVRQTGKDGEASLVVVTHRAPDAALTGTVDALRKLDTVRGVASIMRVEGE; translated from the coding sequence ATGATGCGTACGCGTCCGCTGAAGGTGGCGCTGCTGGGCTGTGGGGTTGTCGGCTCAGAGGTGGCGCGCATCATGACGACGCACGCCGAGGACCTCACAGCCAGGATCGGCGCCCCGGTGGAGCTCGCCGGGGTCGCCGTCCGCCGCCCCTCCAAGGTGCGCGAGGGAATCGATCCCTCCCTGATCACCACCGACGCGACCGCCCTGGTCAAACGCGGTGACATTGACGTCATCGTCGAGGTGATCGGCGGCATCGAGCCCGCCCGCACCCTCATCACCACCGCCTTCGAGCACGGCGCGTCCGTCGTCTCCGCGAACAAGGCGCTCATCGCGCAGGACGGCGAGGCCCTGCACGCCGCCGCCGTCGAGCACGGCCGCGACCTGTACTACGAGGCCGCCGTCGCCGGCGCCATCCCGCTGATCCGGCCGCTGCGCGAGTCCCTCGCCGGTGACAAGGTCAACCGCGTCCTCGGCATCGTGAACGGGACGACGAACTTCATCCTCGACGCCATGGACACCACGGGGGCGGGCTACCAGGAGGCCCTCGACGAGGCCACCGCGCTCGGGTACGCCGAGGCGGACCCGACCGCCGACGTCGAGGGCTTCGACGCCGCCGCCAAGGCCGCGATCCTCGCCGGGATCGCCTTCCACACGCGCGTGCGGCTCGACGACGTGTACCGCGAGGGCATGACCGAGGTGACCGCCGCCGACTTCGCATCCGCGAAGCGCATGGGCTGCACCATCAAGCTCCTCGCGATCTGCGAGCGGGCCGCCGACGGCGAGTCCGTCACCGCGCGCGTGCACCCCGCGATGATCCCTCTCAGCCACCCCCTCGCCTCGGTCCGCGGCGCGTACAACGCCGTCTTCGTCGAGGCGGAGGCCGCGGGCCAGCTGATGTTCTACGGCCCCGGCGCGGGCGGCTCGCCCACCGCGTCCGCCGTCCTCGGCGACCTCGTCGCCGTGTGCCGCAACAAGCTCGCCGAGTCCACCGGGCCCGGCGACTCCGCGTACACCCAGCTGCCCGTGAGCTCCATGGGCGAGGTCGTCACGCGCTATCACATCAGCCTCGACGTGGCCGACAAGCCGGGCGTGCTCGCCCAGGTCGCGACGGTCTTCGCCGAGCACGGCGTGTCGATCGACACGGTCCGTCAGACGGGCAAGGACGGCGAGGCATCCCTCGTCGTCGTCACTCACCGCGCGCCCGACGCCGCCCTCACCGGCACCGTCGACGCGTTGCGCAAACTCGACACCGTGCGTGGTGTCGCCAGCATCATGCGGGTTGAAGGGGAGTAG
- the lysA gene encoding diaminopimelate decarboxylase, with translation MSRSAHPAGPRHADVLPEGHYAAPPTDLNALDAKVWSRTATRTAEGVVRMGGIEVTRLAEEFGTPAYFVDEADFRARCRAWRDAFGADADVFYAGKAFLSRAVVRWLHEEGLNLDVCSGGELATALAAGMPAERIAFHGNNKTEGEIERAVEVGVGRIVLDSFQEIVRVAHVAERLGKRQRVQIRVTVGVEAHTHEFIATAHEDQKFGIALAGGQAAEAVRRALKLDGLELIGIHSHIGSQIFDMAGFEVSARRVVQLLAEVRDEHGVELPEIDLGGGLGIAYTSDDDPREPHEIAAALNEIVGRECAAAKLSTPRISVEPGRAIVGPTAFTLYEVGTIKPLDGLRTYVSVDGGMSDNIRTALYDAEYTVALVSRSSDAEPMLVRVVGKHCESGDIVVRDAFLPADLAPGDLIAVPATGAYCRSMASNYNHALRPPVVAVDDGAARVIVRRETEEDLLRLDVG, from the coding sequence ATGAGCCGTTCCGCACACCCCGCCGGGCCCCGCCACGCGGACGTACTGCCCGAGGGGCACTACGCCGCTCCGCCGACCGACCTCAACGCCCTCGACGCCAAGGTCTGGTCCCGCACCGCCACCCGTACCGCCGAAGGCGTCGTCCGCATGGGCGGCATCGAAGTGACGCGGCTCGCCGAAGAGTTCGGCACCCCCGCGTACTTCGTCGACGAGGCCGACTTCCGTGCGCGCTGCCGGGCCTGGCGCGACGCGTTCGGCGCGGACGCCGACGTCTTCTACGCGGGCAAGGCGTTCCTCTCCCGCGCCGTCGTGCGGTGGCTGCACGAGGAGGGGCTGAACCTGGACGTGTGCAGCGGCGGGGAGCTGGCGACCGCGCTGGCCGCCGGGATGCCCGCCGAGCGCATCGCCTTCCACGGCAACAACAAGACCGAGGGCGAGATCGAGCGGGCCGTCGAGGTCGGCGTCGGACGGATCGTGCTCGACTCCTTCCAGGAGATCGTGCGCGTCGCGCACGTCGCCGAGCGGCTCGGCAAGCGCCAGCGCGTACAGATCCGCGTGACCGTGGGCGTGGAGGCGCACACCCACGAGTTCATCGCCACCGCGCACGAGGACCAGAAGTTCGGCATCGCGCTGGCCGGGGGACAGGCCGCCGAGGCCGTGCGCCGGGCGCTGAAGCTGGACGGGCTCGAGTTGATCGGGATCCACAGCCACATCGGGTCGCAGATCTTCGACATGGCGGGGTTCGAGGTCTCCGCCCGCCGCGTCGTGCAGCTGCTCGCCGAGGTGCGCGACGAGCACGGCGTGGAGCTGCCCGAGATCGACCTCGGCGGTGGCCTCGGCATCGCGTACACCTCCGACGACGACCCGCGCGAGCCGCACGAGATCGCCGCGGCGCTGAATGAGATCGTCGGGCGCGAGTGCGCGGCCGCGAAGCTCAGCACCCCCCGCATCTCCGTCGAGCCCGGGCGCGCCATCGTCGGCCCGACCGCCTTCACGCTCTACGAGGTCGGCACGATCAAGCCGCTCGACGGGCTGCGTACGTACGTCTCCGTGGACGGCGGCATGTCGGACAACATCCGCACCGCGCTCTACGACGCCGAGTACACGGTCGCGCTCGTCTCCCGCTCGTCCGACGCCGAGCCCATGCTGGTGCGGGTGGTCGGCAAGCACTGTGAGAGTGGTGACATCGTGGTGCGTGACGCGTTCCTGCCCGCGGACCTCGCACCCGGCGATCTGATCGCGGTGCCCGCGACCGGCGCGTACTGCCGTTCGATGGCGAGCAACTACAACCACGCTCTGCGCCCGCCCGTCGTGGCCGTCGACGACGGTGCGGCGCGGGTGATCGTCCGGCGCGAGACGGAGGAAGATCTCCTGCGTCTCGACGTCGGATGA